A stretch of Babesia bigemina genome assembly Bbig001, chromosome : III DNA encodes these proteins:
- a CDS encoding MITOCHONDRIAL GTPASE 2(YEAST)/OBG-RELATED, putative: MNQLVRACRPKIRCEERLFSKPIVDIKRIKCSGGRGGDGAIVFSKHGPHRLVGPGLPIGGAGGKGGDVYIAPMNKQDNLADLSHIPGFVRAQNGSLGESRASGKPGSDALIKVPLGTLVYELDCPPDFEPGKGWRHECDGWKRRLITDINEPSHEKILLARGGSGGRGNTMRTPYEAQYGSSPQEAYYEIELKSIADIGLVGLPNVGKSTLLSAMTRANSRIAAYPFTTLAPHIGHVKYTDGASVSVADLPGIVECRITQDFFRHIERTKALLYVIDVCNTTHSSMQDSFESLREQVEAHGTGLADKPYAIVATKMDINADDAAKSVDALFWHLKAKGIRSMVLPTSAKFGLGIPNLVRAVRCLVEKFAQEIAGRVNDDDDSPPPTQPRE; the protein is encoded by the exons ATGAACCAACTCGTGAGGGCATGCAGGCCTAAAATACGCTGCGAGGAACGCTTATTCTCGAAACCGATTGTAGACATCAAGCGCATCAAG TGCAGCGGCGGAAGGGGTGGAGATGGCGCAATAGTGTTCAGCAAACACGGGCCGCACCGGCTGGTCGGCCCTGGCCTCCCGATAGGTGGAGCTGGAGGGAAAGGTGGAGATGTCTATATCGCACCCATGAACAAACAAGACAATCTTGCAGACCTGAGCCATATACCAGGTTTTGTGAGAGCTCAAAATGGATCTCTAGGCGAATCAAGGGCCTCGGGGAAACCTGGGAGTGACGCACTAATTAAGGTCCCCTTAGGAACCCTGGTATACGAACTCGATTGTCCACCGGACTTTGAACCCGGCAAAGGGTGGCGGCATGAGTGCGACGGGTGGAAACGGAGGTTAATCACCGATATAAATGAACCG TCCCACGAAAAGATCCTCTTGGCGCGAGGTGGCAGCGGAGGCCGTGGCAACACCATGAG GACTCCGTATGAGGCCCAATACGGTTCGTCACCCCAAGAGGCGTACTATGAAATTGAACTGAAGTCCATCGCTGATATAGGGCTGGTTGGGCTACCGAATGTGGGAAAGTCAACCCTGCTATCCGCG atgacgagggcAAACTCGAGGATTGCGGCATACCCGTTCACTACACTGGCGCCTCACATTGGCCACGTGAAGTACACTGACG GTGCCAGTGTAAGCGTCGCGGATCTTCCCGGCATCGTTGAATGCAGGATAACCCAGGATTTCTTCAGACACATCGAACGTACCAAGGCGTTGCTCTACGTTATAGATGTGTGCAATACGACCCACAGCTCTATGCAGGACAGTTTTGAGTCTCTAAG GGAACAGGTGGAAGCGCACGGAACGGGCCTTGCCGACAAGCCGTACGCGATTGTCGCGACCAAGATGGACATAAATGCGGATGATGCTGCGAAATCGGTTGATGCATTGTTTTGGCATTTGAAAGCTAAGGGTATTAGAAGTATGGTGCTTCCAACCAGTGCTAAATTCGGCCTGGGAATCCCCAACCTGGTTCGCGCCGTTAGATGCCTTGTGGAGAAGTTCGCTCAGGAAATAGCTGGCAGGGTCAATGATGATGACGACTCCCCTCCTCCAACTCAACCGCGTGAATAG
- a CDS encoding cytosine deaminase, putative yields MLSEEDVDRFMAEAIAEARSALESGEVAVGCVIVDKESSSVVARAGNSTNKTHNSTWHCEFGAISTVFELVPGGKVGCGDRDSLHSFMSRYALFVTCEPCVMCVTALQIVGLTEVYYGCPNEKFGGCGSVLSLHEGYGGMAPLRCVKGIRADEAIGLLQAFYSSGNPKVHMIPST; encoded by the exons ATGCTCTCCGAGGAGGATGTCGACCGCTTCATGGCTGAAGCCATTGCGGAG GCACGCTCGGCCTTGGAGAGCGGCGAGGTTGCCGTTGGCTGCGTCATAGTCGACAAGGAATCTAGTTCAGTTGTAGCTCGAGCAGGCAACAGCACGAACAAGACGCACAAC TCAACTTGGCATTGCGAGTTTGGCGCCATCAGCACCGTTTTTGAATTGGTGCCAGGCGGCAAGGTTGGATGCGGCGACCGGGACTCCTTGCACTCGTTCATGTCGCGTTACGCGCTCTTCGTCACGTGCGAACCGTGCGTGATGTGCGTCACTGCGCTGCAAATAGTGG GGCTCACTGAGGTCTACTACGGCTGCCCCAACGAGAAGTTCGGGGGCTGCGGGTCAGTGCTATCGCTACACGAAGG TTACGGCGGCATGGCACCGTTGCGTTGTGTCAAGGGTATCCGCGCCGACGAGGCTATAGGACTGTTGCAGGCATTCTACTCGTCCGGAAACCCTAAAG TTCACATGATCCCCAGCACCTGA
- a CDS encoding SNF7-RELATED, putative yields MGGVISRCRRERASTNVTSQIVQLKGQRDVLEEHRASLAHRLAELEETTRNHVRTGERDKALMCLRKKALINDQLSKVDTYLYQVLQVISDTEMAQVNFDVYKHLKIGTELVAKISQDMKLNDIEELMELKQRCNDDMVEAGQILAQGLADVDESELLRELDTLCGAAASPAPEAVALTPTDVREATKEDAQSSSEPAHTLTTNLPEKLPDAPRAEPAQKVAIPS; encoded by the exons ATGGGTGGAGTCATTTCCCGGTGCCGCAGGGAACGCGCCAGCACAAATGTGACGTCGCAGATAGTACAACTGAAGGGCCAGAGGG ATGTCTTGGAGGAGCACCGCGCCTCCCTGGCGCATCGCCTGGCGGAGCTTGAGGAGACAACTCGGAACCACGTGCGAACTGGGGAAAGGGACAAAGCGTTGATGTGCCTTCGCAAAAAGGCCCTGATCAACGATCAGTTGTCAAAGGTGGACACTTACCTCTACCAGGTGCTGCAGGTGATTTCGGATACGGAGATGGCCCAG GTCAACTTCGATGTGTATAAGCACCTCAAGATAGGCACCGAGCTAGTGgccaagatatcgcaaGACATGAAACTCAACGACATTGAGGAGCTTATGGAACTCAAGCAGCGGTGCAACGATGATATGGTGGAAGCTGGTCAGATACTAGCCCAGGGACTCGCCGATGTGGACGaatcggagctgctgcgggAGCTTGATACGCTATGCGGTGCGGCCGCATCTCCGGCGCCAGAAGCAGTAGCTTTAACACCTACCGACGTGCGAGAGGCGACTAAGGAAGATGCGCAGTCATCATCGGAGCCTGCGCATACACTCACTACCAATCTGCCGGAAAAGCTGCCCGACGCACCTCGTGCGGAGCCTGCGCAGAAAGTTGCGATTCCGTCCTAA
- a CDS encoding RNA helicase family protein, putative, with the protein MQQSALSHFVGYLGESFDAEIRQRLEDAVEACQASALSVPKCAQRILGEFMAPLSKSFTLVEVMDPKTALDRELQVLYSADLAASYVILFCPLKVRHELYRYLWGRGAFLDGNVNWLCCPWVLNQGAHDAEYHKLAVDLKQLSDDELIDIIRLHKNYLSTDYVKQRSRNSLKRLDRHSLLSVFQSVMLRVLWGHEAISDGPKPRPSDDIINSPDDLERMAREFAGEKARKEEIRMNTLAGWLEHYRDNTRQKTHAENLKHRKLQLRETQYHGQMRRSLEVVTNHLKRFNETFRGAPGNMPFAQAARMYTSEKMPGIGQIGDHVTVEGIRRAFNMLIDFYRGNLASVSDIYGYLPGISSLRLLKFLLSYEKHDLMALLSAVLLALPEFRPIETHQDFAQYTLLPFKTVAKLCFVAIMRINPDISKVDVGVQLDDDEIRSNSHIWDESSVSRTPYDEIGSSSCETSPSQSEQSMSYSTSAKECQREDFFDIPGNKPSTAVDDDDDDGGDDEDDDDNDDYDDSQVAMIKGHIQTNGERVDNVASMVFTTDELKPIASYIDSKKSKIVDATLGGERNKCLMLNTRRSRLVTEAILMHLSNYDAVYEILKDRDIELPPQDETDATKEAIRKYKLAVVIKRATDSELEELYGKVLESSKMHEELRIPEDIYKLSSHCLLDRLEENVNDDDVYVRLCELLQRTEEEATAGSQQPRTQTEPDWGAENEATFTECKYDSDGPGYDTEASGTTITEREHYLNLLEGEDLAPFLDTTFSSDYPNLMTDSELKRLGDQVLKRMETSENCEIIHYDTSGKGTRPFNLYSLPVHVAQTGQQHAYRSGNGRARCGFRLFASRGGINAETAIPTGVGVEHDEKGVVEPSYGVGIFPKRMPDPKALSWQFPDAMPNYKLLRNRVSQDGVEPHVNPWQQLGLNSDVASAAVGWIRKCLLDSVGRSEQPGLEIQPTEIQSMAIKHMLQDSGDVALASNAASGKTLAYLLPVIQKLKEHEKLKLRHPNAPRALILVPSRELADQTLSVIKGLGHTVKISSEGVAGGRYKGRQRDHMKRLVDIVVATPERLLKMIKHVRLHKLQFLVLDEADTLLNEGFWPDIAKVLDYIKQPYRLVQVAASDKYLLHFEKVQRALAKVPNMRGVQNSTPERNAKYLERLTGCHQLVDKAWVDRPNRGVSHEFRYLKGEDKARELVNLLKYDSARRCSKVVVFCNSIPSCRAVEYILRDAGLPATSLHGKIPLMRRRQYYEDFNNSASGILVCSDLASRGLDFNADAVIMFDFPKNSMDYLKRCGRVGRMINNDGIAPRGYAISLVKKRDRNLAMAIERSVRMPFFPISNLSRHKKDYNQRSGRLRHLTQAGGYFKLAKLIRQKEIEGTYDYANMDQYLEEFKTNVREMYDSSLKKIVLRRRRICKRRRILVRRLRLMKRYNRAIRLKQRIISTADRNRRLRRFSAHAPMKDDDRRCPPLKDLKPIRAKILALKIMEDKMTRRLLERNDRRLRKFINKTQLTARAMAKPEEDAEEAVNRQLPFTIIERAKEMLGKKVKRICSLL; encoded by the coding sequence ATGCAGCAATCCGCCCTGAGTCACTTCGTTGGGTACCTCGGGGAATCGTTCGATGCCGAAATAAGGCAACGTTTGGAAGATGCTGTGGAGGCGTGCCAAGCTTCGGCGTTGTCAGTGCCGAAATGCGCTCAACGCATCCTCGGAGAGTTCATGGCGCCACTATCGAAGAGCTTCACACTGGTGGAGGTCATGGACCCCAAGACCGCGCTAGACCGGGAGCTACAGGTGCTCTATTCGGCAGATCTGGCGGCGTCATACGTGATCCTGTTCTGCCCGCTCAAGGTGAGGCATGAACTCTACCGATACCTTTGGGGGCGAGGTGCGTTCCTCGACGGCAACGTCAACTGGCTGTGCTGCCCGTGGGTGCTGAACCAGGGAGCGCATGACGCCGAGTATCACAAGTTGGCGGTCGACTTGAAGCAGCTTTCGGATGACGAACTGATAGACATCATCAGGCTACACAAGAACTACCTCTCCACCGACTATGTCAAACAACGTTCGAGAAATTCACTTAAACGCCTGGACCGGCATTCGCTGCTTTCGGTGTTCCAGTCAGTTATGTTGCGCGTGCTTTGGGGGCACGAGGCCATATCGGATGGTCCGAAGCCACGACCAAGCGACGACATCATAAACTCTCCGGACGACCTCGAGCGGATGGCGCGTGAGTTTGCCGGAGAGAAGGCGCGGAAAGAGGAAATTCGCATGAACACCCTTGCTGGGTGGTTGGAACATTACAGAGATAATACGAGGCAAAAAACGCATGCGGAAAACCTGAAACATAGGAAGCTGCAGCTAAGGGAGACTCAGTACCACGGTCAGATGAGACGTTCACTCGAGGTGGTCACTAACCACCTGAAGAGGTTCAACGAAACATTCCGCGGGGCTCCAGGAAATATGCCGTTCGCGCAAGCAGCGAGGATGTATACGTCGGAAAAGATGCCTGGAATCGGACAGATTGGTGACCACGTGACCGTGGAGGGAATAAGGCGTGCGTTTAACATGTTGATCGACTTCTACCGTGGTAATTTGGCCAGTGTATCCGACATTTACGGGTACTTGCCAGGGATATCGTCTCTCAGACTGCTCAAGTTCCTGCTGTCATATGAAAAGCACGACCtcatggcgctgctgtcCGCCGTTCTGCTCGCTCTCCCGGAATTCAGGCCTATAGAAACGCATCAGGATTTCGCACAGTATACCTTGCTTCCATTCAAAACCGTTGCCAAGCTGTGCTTCGTTGCGATTATGCGAATCAACCCAGATATCTCAAAGGTGGACGTCGGCGTCCAGctggatgatgatgagatACGTTCTAACTCCCACATATGGGATGAGTCGTCTGTTAGCCGAACTCCATATGACGAAATTGGCAGTAGTTCCTGCGAGACCTCACCGTCTCAATCAGAACAGTCCATGTCGTACAGTACCTCAGCTAAGGAATGTCAACGTGAGGATTTCTTTGACATTCCTGGTAACAAACCGTCAACTGCGgtagatgatgatgatgatgatggcggTGACGATGAAGATGACGATGACAACGACGATTATGATGATAGTCAAGTTGCAATGATCAAAGGTCACATACAGACAAATGGAGAGAGGGTGGATAATGTTGCGTCGATGGTGTTTACAACCGATGAGCTGAAGCCGATCGCAAGCTACATAGACAGTAAAAAGAGCAAAATCGTGGATGCAACTTTGGGCGGCGAACGCAATAAGTGCCTAATGCTGAACACTAGGCGTTCCAGACTTGTCACTGAGGCGATATTAATGCACCTGTCAAACTACGACGCAGTTTACGAAATACTCAAGGATCGAGATATCGAATTGCCTCCACAAGACGAAACTGACGCCACCAAAGAAGCTATTCGAAAGTACAAGCTTGCGGTGGTCATCAAGCGCGCTACAGACAGCGAACTCGAAGAACTATATGGAAAGGTCCTCGAAAGCTCAAAGATGCACGAGGAACTTAGAATACCGGAAGATATATACAAACTTAGCTCTCATTGTCTCCTGGACAGACTAGAAGAAAATGTgaacgacgatgatgtttATGTGAGGTTGTGTGAACTGCTACAGCGAACGGAAGAAGAGGCAACCGCTGGCTCGCAGCAGCCGCGAACGCAGACGGAGCCTGATTGGGGAGCGGAAAACGAAGCTACCTTCACGGAATGCAAATATGACAGCGATGGTCCGGGATACGATACCGAAGCGTCCGGTACAACTATAACGGAGAGAGAGCATTATCTGAACCTGTTGGAAGGCGAGGACCTCGCACCGTTTCTAGACACCACATTCTCCAGCGACTACCCCAACTTGATGACCGACTCTGAACTAAAGAGACTGGGTGATCAAGTCCTCAAACGCATGGAAACGTCTGAAAATTGTGAAATCATACATTACGATACCAGCGGTAAAGGAACGAGGCCCTTTAACCTGTATTCGCTTCCAGTACACGTGGCGCAAACAGGCCAGCAGCATGCATATAGATCGGGTAATGGGAGGGCCAGATGTGGATTTCGTTTGTTTGCGTCACGAGGCGGCATTAATGCTGAAACTGCCATACCGACGGGCGTGGGTGTGGAGCACGATGAAAAAGGAGTAGTTGAACCCAGCTACGGCGTCGGGATATTTCCCAAGCGGATGCCAGACCCCAAGGCTCTCTCGTGGCAGTTCCCAGACGCGATGCCGAATTACAAGCTGTTGCGTAACCGCGTATCTCAGGATGGCGTGGAGCCACATGTGAACCCGTGGCAACAACTGGGGCTTAATTCGGATGTGGCTTccgctgcagttggctggATTCGCAAATGCCTTCTGGATAGCGTCGGTCGTTCTGAGCAGCCTGGGTTGGAGATACAACCCACAGAAATCCAGAGCATGGCCATCAAGCACATGTTACAGGACAGCGGAGATGTCGCATTGGCGTCGAACGCCGCCAGCGGCAAAACCCTAGCGTACCTACTGCCCGTAATACAAAAACTAAAGGAACATGAGAAGCTTAAACTCCGCCACCCGAATGCGCCTAGGGCGCTCATCTTAGTTCCTTCACGGGAGCTTGCCGACCAGACCCTGTCCGTTATAAAGGGGTTAGGCCACACCGTTAAAATCAGCAGCGAAGGAGTGGCTGGAGGGCGCTACAAGGGCCGGCAACGGGACCACATGAAGCGCCTCGTGGACATTGTGGTCGCTACACCGGAGCGGCTGCTGAAAATGATAAAGCACGTACGGTTGCACAAACTGCAGTTTCTAGTGCTAGACGAAGCCGACACCCTCCTCAACGAGGGTTTCTGGCCAGATATCGCAAAGGTTCTCGATTACATCAAGCAGCCCTACAGGCTGGTGCAGGTGGCTGCATCGGATAAGTACCTCCTGCATTTCGAAAAGGTCCAACGGGCGCTTGCAAAGGTTCCGAACATGAGGGGTGTCCAGAACAGCACCCCTGAGAGGAATGCCAAGTACCTTGAGAGGCTTACGGGGTGCCACCAACTGGTTGACAAAGCTTGGGTGGATCGTCCGAACCGCGGTGTGTCTCACGAGTTTCGATATCTCAAGGGCGAAGACAAGGCTCGCGAACTGGTTAATCTCCTCAAATACGACAGCGCTCGCCGTTGCTCTAAGGTCGTGGTATTTTGCAACAGCATCCCAAGCTGCCGTGCAGTGGAGTACATCCTTCGGGACGCTGGGCTGCCGGCTACTAGTCTGCATGGCAAGATTCCCCTGATGAGGCGCAGGCAGTACTACGAGGACTTCAACAATAGTGCCAGCGGCATACTCGTCTGCTCGGACCTGGCCAGCCGCGGACTCGACTTCAACGCGGATGCCGTGATCATGTTCGACTTCCCCAAGAACAGCATGGACTATCTCAAGCGGTGCGGGCGCGTCGGCAGGATGATAAACAACGACGGCATCGCCCCCAGGGGCTACGCCATCAGCCTCGTGAAGAAGCGTGACCGCAACCTGGCTATGGCGATAGAGCGCAGCGTTCGCATGCCATTCTTCCCCATATCCAACCTAAGCCGCCACAAGAAGGATTACAACCAACGCAGCGgcagattacgccacctCACACAGGCCGGCGGCTACTTCAAGCTGGCCAAGCTCATCCGGCAGAAAGAAATAGAGGGCACGTATGACTACGCGAACATGGACCAGTACCTGGAGGAGTTCAAGACCAACGTGCGGGAGATGTACGACAGCTCGCTTAAGAAGATCGTGCTGCGGCGCAGGCGCATATGCAAGCGCAGACGCATCCTGGTCAGGCGGCTGCGACTCATGAAACGCTACAACCGGGCGATTCGGCTGAAGCAGCGGATCATCTCAACAGCTGACCGTAACCGGCGTCTGCGGAGGTTCAGCGCCCACGCGCCCATGAAGGACGACGACCGAAGATGCCCGCCCTTGAAGGACCTCAAGCCCATCAGGGCGAAAATTCTGGCGCTCAAGATCATGGAAGACAAgatgacacggcggctgctagAGCGCAACGATCGGCGTTTGCGCAAGTTCATTAACAAGACGCAGCTGACAGCTCGAGCGATGGCCAAGCCGGAGGAGGACGCCGAGGAGGCGGTGAACCGCCAGCTACccttcaccatcatcgaAAGAGCAAAGGAGATGCTCGGGAAAAAGGTTAAGCGCATATGCTCGTTGCTGTAG